A single genomic interval of Syntrophobotulus glycolicus DSM 8271 harbors:
- a CDS encoding ABC transporter ATP-binding protein, with amino-acid sequence MQLEARKICFNYAGSSKWILKDVDLTVKTGERLALVGPSGYGKSTLAKILAGYLQPSAGTVLWDGSPLPKRGYSPVQVIFQHPELSVDPRWKMSKVLTEGWQPDPELLTLMGIEDGWMSRWPAELSGGELQRFCIARVLSKETKCLICDEISTMLDVITQAQIWQLVLRVASANHLGMIVVTHNMALAQKVCDRIIELPELNKAALRSADMP; translated from the coding sequence ATGCAGCTTGAAGCGAGAAAAATCTGCTTTAACTATGCCGGCAGTTCAAAATGGATCTTAAAGGATGTTGATTTAACCGTAAAGACCGGAGAAAGGCTGGCACTGGTCGGACCGTCCGGTTACGGAAAGAGCACGCTCGCGAAAATCCTCGCCGGCTATCTCCAGCCCAGCGCGGGAACAGTGCTGTGGGACGGAAGTCCCTTGCCTAAAAGGGGATACAGCCCTGTCCAGGTGATCTTTCAGCATCCGGAGCTCTCTGTTGACCCCAGGTGGAAAATGTCCAAAGTATTGACCGAGGGATGGCAGCCTGACCCAGAGCTTTTAACGCTGATGGGCATTGAGGACGGCTGGATGTCACGCTGGCCGGCGGAATTGTCCGGCGGGGAGCTGCAGCGTTTTTGTATCGCGAGAGTGCTCAGCAAGGAGACGAAATGTTTAATCTGCGACGAGATCAGCACGATGCTCGATGTCATTACCCAGGCCCAGATCTGGCAGCTTGTTCTGCGTGTCGCCTCGGCAAACCATTTAGGCATGATTGTCGTCACCCATAATATGGCGCTGGCGCAAAAAGTCTGCGACAGAATCATCGAGCTTCCCGAGCTGAATAAAGCCGCATTAAGATCAGCTGATATGCCATAA
- a CDS encoding ABC transporter permease — MFNKLLALAAPRVSRPALNTKTKLLILAGLAGTYLTVVFFWGLFMPPELYAVRYADKFIAPGTEHLFGTDFMGRDMFYRSIKGLSTSLVIGLIASAVSSVIGLILGIASALLGGKFDKFVSWLVDCCIGLPHLVLLILISFMLGRGAKGVMIGVALTHWPELTRLVRAEVLQLRSSQYIQAAYKLGRSRLQVAREHIVPHVLPVYLVGLVLLFPHAIMHEAAITFLGFGLPAESPAIGVILSEAMKHISTGKWWLALFPGLMLLIAVILFDVIGDNLKKLLNPNSGNE; from the coding sequence ATGTTTAATAAGCTCCTTGCCCTGGCTGCGCCGAGAGTTTCCCGTCCCGCGCTGAACACCAAAACAAAATTGCTGATCCTGGCCGGATTGGCCGGCACATACCTCACCGTTGTGTTTTTCTGGGGACTGTTCATGCCTCCGGAACTGTATGCTGTGCGCTATGCCGACAAATTCATCGCGCCCGGCACGGAACACCTATTCGGAACCGATTTCATGGGCCGTGATATGTTTTACCGCTCTATCAAGGGCTTGTCAACAAGCCTTGTCATCGGTCTGATCGCCTCTGCGGTCAGTTCTGTGATCGGTCTGATCCTCGGCATTGCCTCCGCGCTGCTCGGCGGTAAATTTGACAAATTTGTTTCTTGGCTTGTGGACTGCTGTATTGGCTTGCCCCATCTTGTTCTGCTGATCCTGATCTCCTTTATGCTGGGACGGGGCGCCAAGGGTGTTATGATCGGGGTCGCCCTGACCCATTGGCCGGAGTTGACGCGGCTCGTGCGCGCCGAGGTTTTGCAGCTGCGTTCCAGTCAGTATATCCAGGCCGCCTACAAGCTCGGCAGATCAAGGCTGCAGGTCGCGCGCGAGCATATCGTTCCCCATGTGCTTCCCGTTTATCTGGTCGGTCTTGTGCTCTTATTTCCGCACGCGATTATGCACGAGGCGGCCATCACCTTTTTAGGCTTCGGACTGCCTGCGGAATCCCCCGCGATCGGCGTCATTTTATCTGAGGCCATGAAACATATCTCTACCGGCAAATGGTGGCTCGCCCTTTTCCCGGGGCTTATGCTGCTCATTGCGGTGATCCTGTTCGACGTGATAGGAGACAACCTGAAAAAGCTCCTCAATCCGAACAGCGGCAACGAATAG
- a CDS encoding ABC transporter permease, which produces MIRTKHIAGILGRMLMLLFAVSMISFILITNSPIDPLVSYVGTESTLSQAAKEAITQHWGLSDPLPERYLTWFKNLLQGDFGTSITYKRPVIDVIQDRFFYSVVLMTIAWTLSGIVGFIAGIAAGLKRDSVFDRAVKVFCLGLQSAPSFWLGLLILSCFSVSLGWFPIGMAAPMGKLASQVTLGDRVYHLVLPAFTLTIVSISKITLYTRQKLIEIMNSDFILFAKARGENTRQLVTRHVIKNIALPAITLQFASFSELFGGMALAETVFSYPGIGTATTAAALNGDVPLLLGIALFSALFVFSGNLIANLLYGVVDPRIKEGGEYV; this is translated from the coding sequence ATGATAAGAACAAAACATATTGCCGGGATATTGGGACGGATGCTTATGCTGCTTTTTGCCGTGAGCATGATCTCGTTCATTCTGATCACCAACTCTCCCATCGACCCGCTTGTCTCGTACGTCGGCACGGAGTCTACCCTCTCTCAGGCCGCAAAGGAGGCCATCACACAGCACTGGGGCCTCAGCGACCCTCTGCCCGAGAGATACCTGACCTGGTTCAAAAACCTGCTTCAGGGAGATTTCGGGACTTCCATCACTTATAAGCGGCCTGTGATCGACGTGATCCAGGACAGGTTTTTTTACTCGGTGGTACTGATGACGATTGCCTGGACACTTTCCGGCATTGTCGGATTTATCGCCGGCATTGCGGCTGGCCTTAAACGAGACAGCGTTTTTGATCGAGCGGTAAAGGTGTTCTGTCTGGGGCTGCAGTCGGCCCCCTCGTTTTGGCTGGGACTTTTGATCTTGAGCTGTTTTTCGGTTTCACTCGGCTGGTTTCCGATCGGAATGGCCGCCCCTATGGGTAAGCTGGCCTCCCAGGTAACGCTGGGCGACCGGGTATATCACCTCGTACTGCCCGCATTCACGCTGACGATTGTCAGTATCAGCAAGATTACACTCTATACCCGTCAAAAGCTCATTGAAATCATGAACAGCGACTTTATCCTATTCGCCAAAGCACGAGGGGAAAATACGCGCCAGCTTGTAACCCGTCATGTAATAAAAAACATCGCCCTGCCTGCGATCACCTTGCAGTTTGCCTCCTTCAGCGAGCTGTTCGGCGGTATGGCGCTGGCCGAGACCGTGTTTTCCTATCCAGGCATAGGCACTGCCACAACAGCCGCCGCCTTAAACGGCGATGTTCCCCTGCTTCTAGGTATCGCGCTGTTCAGCGCCCTGTTCGTCTTTTCCGGCAACTTAATCGCCAACCTCCTTTATGGCGTGGTTGACCCCAGAATAAAGGAGGGCGGCGAATATGTTTAA
- a CDS encoding ABC transporter substrate-binding protein, translated as MTIFRIHCLFFPPGQKTGTTGLFDRDMLKPEYRNGKHQKHTKRRIREDKMKKRMITWLLLFAFVFVGGCAGQGPAASGGGNKDGIVVSVGTTIFDESLDPIKGGMSYGYAFTNSALLRVNSDSEYEGDMATQWTVSDDALVYTFKLRDGVKFSDGSEFNADDVVFTFDTVKANQANNANVDLTKLASAKKTDDSTVVFTLSEPYSPFLDTVATLGIVPSDGYDSAAFDQKPVGTGPWKVVQYDANQQIIVEPNEHYYEGPPSIKKVTLVYMDAEAALAAAKSGQLDIVMVGANYASETVSGMHIQPFETMDIRMVSLPVGSKRVVKNAEGADVTVGNAVTSDINVRKALAIGIDRKAIIQDAFNGVGKPANGFTGNLVWANQETYTDNRKDEAAKVLESAGWVDTDGNGVREKNGVPCQFTVYAPGSDNDRFLLASAVAEDAAKFGVKIDVKTATWDEVGTLQYTNGIVWGWGQYNPTVIYSLFHSSSFLNGYNNVVGYHNSTADASMAKALSANSQAGAIAAWKQAQATANADYPYLYLVNIEHCYFVSDSLDVSLGTQIAHPHGHGSPIICNMKDWTLK; from the coding sequence TTGACGATATTCCGAATTCATTGTCTGTTTTTCCCTCCCGGTCAGAAAACTGGAACAACCGGGCTTTTTGACCGGGACATGCTGAAACCGGAATATCGGAACGGAAAACATCAAAAGCACACCAAAAGGAGGATAAGGGAGGATAAAATGAAAAAGAGAATGATCACCTGGCTGCTGCTTTTCGCCTTTGTCTTCGTCGGGGGCTGCGCCGGACAGGGACCGGCGGCTTCAGGCGGGGGAAACAAAGACGGAATTGTCGTCTCGGTCGGAACAACCATCTTCGATGAAAGCCTCGATCCCATCAAGGGCGGCATGAGTTATGGGTATGCCTTCACCAATAGCGCGCTGCTCCGCGTCAACAGCGATTCGGAATATGAGGGCGATATGGCGACACAATGGACAGTCAGCGACGACGCGCTTGTTTATACCTTCAAGCTGAGAGATGGCGTTAAATTCAGCGACGGCTCCGAATTTAACGCTGACGACGTTGTTTTCACCTTTGATACCGTAAAAGCCAATCAAGCCAATAACGCCAATGTCGACCTGACCAAGCTTGCCTCGGCGAAAAAAACGGACGATTCCACGGTTGTGTTTACGCTCAGCGAGCCGTATTCACCGTTCCTTGATACTGTTGCCACTCTGGGCATTGTTCCCAGTGACGGCTATGACTCGGCGGCGTTCGATCAGAAGCCGGTCGGCACCGGTCCGTGGAAGGTCGTACAGTACGACGCCAACCAGCAGATTATCGTCGAACCTAATGAACATTACTATGAGGGTCCTCCGTCCATCAAAAAGGTCACTCTGGTATACATGGATGCCGAAGCGGCTCTTGCCGCGGCGAAATCCGGTCAGCTGGACATTGTCATGGTCGGCGCCAACTATGCTTCCGAAACCGTAAGCGGCATGCATATTCAGCCTTTTGAGACGATGGACATCAGAATGGTGAGCCTGCCTGTGGGTTCCAAGCGGGTCGTCAAAAACGCCGAGGGCGCTGACGTAACTGTCGGCAACGCGGTTACCTCAGACATCAATGTCCGCAAGGCTCTGGCCATCGGCATTGACCGCAAGGCTATTATCCAGGACGCCTTTAACGGTGTCGGCAAGCCGGCTAACGGCTTTACCGGCAATCTGGTCTGGGCGAATCAGGAGACCTATACCGACAACCGGAAGGACGAAGCGGCAAAAGTTCTGGAGAGTGCCGGCTGGGTGGACACTGACGGCAACGGCGTTCGCGAAAAGAACGGTGTTCCCTGCCAGTTTACGGTCTACGCGCCCGGTTCCGATAATGACCGTTTTCTGCTCGCCTCGGCTGTCGCTGAGGACGCCGCGAAGTTCGGCGTTAAAATAGACGTGAAAACCGCCACCTGGGATGAGGTCGGGACACTGCAATATACAAACGGCATCGTTTGGGGCTGGGGGCAATATAATCCGACGGTAATCTATTCACTGTTTCATTCCTCCAGCTTCCTGAACGGCTACAACAATGTCGTCGGGTATCACAACAGCACCGCGGACGCGTCCATGGCCAAAGCGCTGTCCGCCAATAGCCAGGCCGGGGCGATCGCGGCCTGGAAACAGGCGCAGGCGACCGCAAACGCCGATTATCCGTATCTCTATCTTGTGAATATCGAGCACTGCTATTTTGTCAGCGATTCCCTTGACGTTTCGCTCGGCACGCAAATCGCTCATCCGCACGGGCACGGCTCGCCAATCATCTGCAATATGAAAGACTGGACACTGAAGTAA
- a CDS encoding AAA family ATPase, with the protein MGKRDDFSNKVKKILAQRCAYQCSNPSCEKVTVGAHSQNDKAVSIGRACHIEAASEGGPRYNKNMSPEERKSISNAIWLCASCADRIDKDEIRYPVKLLHEWKSDAEKMINPDNHKRAAGNNIRIVSIANTAGGVGKSFVSAAISVAISKVKSKKVLSVSASQSNHSIEFLGLEEENKKAAQYKLKDCAVKLKTYNLPSHQNINVVFLSELEEIALHQSISFGRTDLKKLLHSTAKENEYEYIVCDCGRGLDTNIQREILLCSTDVIIPVGQHNHAFHGMGLICDLLKNSEACENIWTLYSMGFLTANQKINVGMRRRFLEKQEVFKKFNLEINEIKTVVPKNSYIDKLLWEKEDIFNCNKLKDIFFAYEEVVKECFCN; encoded by the coding sequence ATGGGTAAACGTGATGATTTTAGCAATAAAGTAAAAAAGATACTTGCCCAAAGATGTGCTTATCAATGCAGCAATCCTTCTTGTGAAAAGGTTACAGTAGGCGCGCATAGTCAAAATGATAAAGCTGTTTCCATTGGGCGGGCATGCCATATTGAAGCTGCCTCAGAAGGAGGACCTCGTTACAATAAAAATATGTCGCCCGAAGAAAGGAAATCAATTTCAAATGCCATCTGGCTTTGTGCTTCGTGTGCTGACAGAATAGATAAGGATGAAATAAGATATCCTGTCAAACTCTTGCATGAATGGAAATCTGATGCGGAAAAAATGATTAATCCTGACAATCACAAGAGAGCAGCAGGAAATAATATTAGGATTGTATCGATCGCCAATACAGCAGGAGGTGTAGGAAAATCATTTGTAAGTGCTGCAATTAGCGTTGCAATTTCTAAGGTTAAGAGTAAAAAAGTTCTAAGTGTAAGTGCATCTCAATCTAATCATTCTATTGAATTTTTGGGTTTAGAAGAAGAAAATAAAAAGGCAGCTCAATATAAACTAAAGGATTGTGCAGTAAAACTTAAAACTTACAATTTGCCTTCTCATCAGAATATAAATGTTGTCTTTTTAAGTGAATTGGAAGAGATTGCTTTACACCAATCAATATCTTTTGGAAGAACAGATTTAAAAAAATTGCTTCATTCTACAGCTAAAGAAAATGAGTATGAATATATAGTTTGCGACTGTGGCAGGGGCTTGGATACTAATATTCAAAGGGAAATTTTGCTTTGCAGTACAGATGTTATAATTCCGGTAGGACAGCATAATCATGCATTTCATGGTATGGGCTTGATATGTGACCTATTAAAAAATAGCGAAGCTTGCGAGAATATTTGGACTTTGTACTCTATGGGATTTCTTACTGCAAATCAGAAGATTAATGTGGGAATGCGCCGAAGATTTCTTGAGAAACAAGAAGTATTCAAAAAATTTAATCTTGAAATAAATGAAATAAAAACAGTCGTCCCTAAAAATAGTTATATAGATAAACTACTATGGGAAAAAGAAGATATTTTTAATTGTAATAAACTAAAAGATATCTTCTTTGCTTATGAAGAAGTTGTGAAAGAATGTTTTTGTAATTAA
- a CDS encoding class I SAM-dependent methyltransferase — protein sequence MGKITARVSRYEGIADWYDGVMNDPGKRGGLKNRSHDLLEELLGKGEGLALDIGCGTGIVAERVRNLGYSPVGVDLSADQLKIASGRLPVAQADVTNLPIASNSIPVVYTTFTTTEYDDLQGVINEIYRVLKPGGRYVEIGTHPCFNGGYAEIQADGSVIQHPGYRSSHYLQPSHFNSPIRGRVGAWNRPLEDILNTILNAGFRLDRVAEGGEKDLPDILGIVAVKDKGEN from the coding sequence ATGGGTAAGATTACTGCAAGAGTATCCCGTTATGAAGGAATTGCTGACTGGTACGATGGAGTAATGAATGATCCCGGTAAGCGTGGAGGGCTGAAAAACCGTTCTCACGATCTACTTGAGGAATTGCTTGGAAAGGGTGAGGGGCTGGCACTTGACATAGGATGCGGTACCGGTATCGTAGCCGAACGCGTCAGAAATCTTGGTTATAGTCCTGTTGGGGTTGATCTTTCAGCAGATCAGCTTAAGATTGCATCAGGTAGGCTGCCGGTCGCTCAAGCCGATGTTACAAATCTACCGATAGCATCAAATTCAATCCCTGTAGTTTATACCACTTTTACAACTACTGAGTATGACGATTTGCAGGGTGTAATAAATGAGATTTACCGTGTACTCAAACCTGGTGGCAGATATGTGGAAATCGGAACACATCCGTGCTTTAACGGCGGGTATGCGGAGATACAAGCTGATGGCTCGGTTATACAACATCCCGGATATCGGTCCAGTCACTACCTGCAGCCATCACATTTCAACAGTCCGATTAGGGGGAGGGTAGGTGCTTGGAACCGGCCATTGGAAGATATCCTGAACACGATTTTGAATGCTGGATTCAGACTGGATAGAGTTGCCGAAGGCGGTGAAAAAGATCTGCCGGACATACTTGGAATTGTTGCAGTAAAAGATAAAGGAGAAAATTAG
- the thiM gene encoding hydroxyethylthiazole kinase — protein sequence MGEGEQITKSVSWPNAEVIEDLRKLRSSVPLTHCITNVVVTNFTANVVLAVGASPAMVLAAEETADFARVAQGLLINVGTVTRVDAEAMINAASAAYEAKTPWVLDPVAVGALEYRTNIIEELLKFKPSVIRGNASEILATSGAKGNAKGADSTASSIEALPAAKKLAEETGAVVAISGEIDYITDGKIVISVPGGHEIMTKVTGTGCSLGAVIAAFLPVTKTPLSAATAASVIYAAAGERAAKEALGTGSFTVAFLDQLSTIGIKY from the coding sequence ATGGGAGAAGGGGAACAAATTACAAAAAGTGTATCATGGCCGAATGCAGAAGTCATTGAAGATCTTAGGAAATTGCGCAGCAGCGTTCCACTTACCCACTGCATCACAAATGTAGTAGTGACAAACTTTACTGCGAATGTAGTTCTTGCAGTTGGGGCCTCACCGGCAATGGTATTGGCAGCTGAGGAGACAGCTGATTTTGCCCGGGTTGCGCAGGGTCTGTTGATCAATGTAGGCACGGTTACAAGAGTGGATGCTGAGGCTATGATTAATGCTGCTTCCGCCGCATATGAAGCCAAAACTCCATGGGTATTGGATCCGGTAGCAGTTGGAGCATTGGAATACAGAACAAATATAATTGAAGAACTTTTGAAATTCAAACCTTCTGTAATACGTGGGAATGCCTCTGAAATTCTTGCTACGTCAGGAGCCAAAGGAAATGCAAAGGGAGCGGATTCTACTGCGTCTTCTATTGAAGCACTACCTGCTGCTAAGAAACTGGCAGAGGAAACAGGTGCGGTTGTAGCGATCAGCGGAGAGATAGATTATATTACAGATGGGAAAATTGTCATCAGTGTTCCTGGCGGACATGAGATAATGACAAAGGTTACCGGAACAGGTTGCTCGCTGGGAGCGGTAATTGCAGCGTTTCTCCCGGTAACTAAGACCCCGCTTAGTGCTGCTACTGCGGCTTCGGTTATATATGCTGCAGCAGGTGAACGGGCAGCTAAGGAAGCTTTAGGTACAGGAAGCTTTACCGTTGCGTTTCTCGATCAGCTTTCAACGATTGGAATCAAATATTAA
- a CDS encoding Trm112 family protein, which translates to MAVNALLLNILVDPVDKGELLWKEGQDYLYNPRTRQAYPIQNGIPELLADKAKKLDV; encoded by the coding sequence ATGGCAGTTAATGCTTTGCTACTGAACATACTTGTGGACCCAGTGGATAAAGGAGAATTATTGTGGAAAGAGGGACAGGATTATCTGTACAACCCACGTACCCGGCAGGCATACCCAATCCAAAACGGCATACCTGAACTATTGGCAGATAAAGCAAAGAAGTTGGATGTTTAG